From one Gossypium hirsutum isolate 1008001.06 chromosome D08, Gossypium_hirsutum_v2.1, whole genome shotgun sequence genomic stretch:
- the LOC107916355 gene encoding uncharacterized protein, with product MAFHFPIRAQSARNSAIYAERITEEPPPQINNKHSQTTVTLMYQTNMAGYWRNVTIIWCKNVMNYSLNIMVNNTEGDNVHSTCKIELKPWHFWSRKGYKSFEVEGKPVDVYWDLCSGKFTSGPEPVSDYYVALVSDEEVVLLLGDYRKKAYKRTKSRPALVEPVLFYKKENVFAKKSFATRAKFYQKRKEHDIVVESSTTGLKDPEMWISMDGVVLIHVKNLQWKFRGNQTVLVDKQPVQVMWDVHDWFFSSPGTGHGLFIFKPIPAELADCSDKEGSSHGGDSDTSTGSLYYSTRSPTVTTAEFSLFLYAWKIE from the coding sequence ATGGCGTTTCATTTCCCCATTAGAGCTCAATCAGCTCGAAATTCCGCCATTTATGCAGAGAGAATAACCGAAGAACCTCCCCCTCAAATAAACAACAAACACTCACAAACCACCGTCACGTTGATGTACCAAACCAACATGGCTGGCTATTGGCGTAACGTTACCATCATTTGGTGCAAGAACGTCATGAACTATTCTCTCAACATCATGGTGAACAACACGGAAGGCGACAACGTCCATTCAACTTGTAAGATCGAGCTTAAACCATGGCATTTTTGGAGCAGAAAAGGGTACAAATCATTTGAGGTTGAAGGCAAACCAGTTGATGTTTATTGGGATCTTTGTTCAGGCAAATTCACAAGTGGCCCCGAACCAGTTTCGGATTACTACGTTGCCTTAGTTTCCGATGAAGAAGTTGTTTTATTACTAGGAGATTACCGTAAAAAAGCTTACAAAAGAACCAAATCAAGGCCAGCTTTGGTTGAACCAGTACTATTTTACAAAAAAGAAAACGTTTTCGCCAAGAAAAGCTTTGCGACGAGAGCTAAGTTCTaccagaaaaggaaagaacacgACATCGTCGTCGAGAGCTCGACGACCGGACTAAAAGATCCCGAAATGTGGATTAGTATGGACGGGGTTGTTTTAATTCATGTGAAGAATTTGCAGTGGAAGTTTCGAGGGAACCAAACGGTTCTTGTCGATAAACAACCGGTTCAAGTGATGTGGGATGTTCATGATTGGTTTTTTAGTAGCCCTGGAACTGGGCATGGATTGTTTATATTTAAACCCATACCGGCTGAATTAGCCGATTGTAGTGATAAAGAAGGAAGTAGCCATGGCGGTGACAGTGATACCAGTACTGGAAGCTTGTATTATTCGACGAGAAGCCCTACAGTGACGACGGCGGAATTCAGCTTGTTTCTTTATGCATGGAAGATTGagtga